In the Oncorhynchus keta strain PuntledgeMale-10-30-2019 chromosome 14, Oket_V2, whole genome shotgun sequence genome, one interval contains:
- the LOC127907219 gene encoding mucin-2-like, translating into MSQAWTTTQDHHTAGAQDHHTAGPQDHRTAGPQDHRTTTQQDHRTTAQQDHRTTAQQDHRTTAQQDHRKTAQQDHRTTAQQDHRTTGPPHNRTTGPQDHRTTAQQDHRTTGPPHNRTTGPPHSRTTGPPHSRTTGPPHSRNTGPPHSRTTGPLHSRTTGPPHSMTTGPPHSRTTGPQDHRTTGPQDHRTAGPQDHRTTGLQDHRTTGPQEHRTTGPPHNRTTGPPHNRTTGPPHNRTTGPLHSRTTGPPHNRTTGPPHSRTTGPLHSRTTGPPHSRTTGPPHSRTTGPQHNRTTGPPHNRTTGPQHNRTTGPPHNRTTGPQHNRTTGPSHNRTTHNRTTGPPHNRTTGPPHNRTTGPPHNRTTGPHHNRTTAQQDHRTTTGPQDHNRTTGPPHNRTTGPQYNSTTGPQYNRTT; encoded by the coding sequence ATGTCACAGGCCTGGACTACAACACAGGACCACCACACAGCAGGAGCACAGGACCACCACACAGCAGGACCACAGGACCACCGCACAgcaggaccacaggaccacaggaccaccacacaacaggaccacaggaccaccGCACAGCAGGACCACAGGACCACCGCACAACAGGATCACAGGACCACCGCACAACAGGACCACAGGAAAACCGCACaacaggaccacaggaccaccGCACAgcaggaccacaggaccacaggaccaccgcacaacaggaccacaggaccacaggaccacaggaccaccgcacaacaggaccacaggaccacaggaccaccgcacaacaggaccacaggaccaccGCACAGCAGGACCACAGGACCACCGCACAGCAGGACCACAGGACCACCGCACAGCAGGAACACAGGACCACCGCACAGCAGGACCACAGGACCACTGCACAGCAGGACCACAGGACCACCGCACAGCATGACCACAGGACCACCGCACAgcaggaccacaggaccacaggaccaccgcacaacaggaccacaggaccaccGCACAGCAGGACCACAGGACCACCGCACAACAGGACTACAGGACCACCGCACAACAGGACCACAGGAacacaggaccacaggaccaccgcacaacaggaccacaggaccaccgcacaacaggaccacaggaccaccgcacaacaggaccacaggaccactGCACAGCAGGACCACAGGACCACCGCACaacaggaccacaggaccaccGCACAGCAGGACCACTGGACCACTGCACAGCAGGACCACAGGACCACCGCACAGCAGGACCACAGGACCACCGCACAgcaggaccacaggaccacagCACAACCGGACCACAGGACCACCGCACAACCGGACCACAGGACCACAGCACAACCGGACCACAGGACCACCGCACAACCGGACCACAGGACCACAGCACAACAGGACCACAGGACCATCGCATAACAGAACCACGCACaacaggaccacaggaccaccgcacaacaggaccacaggaccaccgcacaacaggaccacaggaccaccGCACAACCGGACCACAGGACCACATCACAACCGGACCACCGCACaacaggaccacaggaccacaacaggaccacaggaccacaacaggaccacaggaccaccgcacaacaggaccacaggaccacagTACAACAGTACCACAGGACCACAGTACAACAGGACCACATGA